From the Bacillus carboniphilus genome, one window contains:
- a CDS encoding helix-turn-helix domain-containing protein, producing MNTSRDWLREARQERKLSQQELAILTGLHKSYISALERGLRTPSLKTVHKLSKVLKVDFEKFLD from the coding sequence ATGAATACTAGTAGAGATTGGTTGAGAGAAGCTAGACAGGAAAGAAAACTGTCACAACAAGAGTTAGCGATATTAACTGGTCTTCATAAAAGTTATATTTCTGCTCTTGAAAGAGGATTAAGAACTCCCAGCCTTAAGACTGTTCATAAATTAAGTAAGGTTTTAAAAGTTGATTTTGAAAAATTTTTA